The genome window CATTCAAGAATGTTCAAACAATATTGATTGTATTTAAATGGTGATGAAGATGTTGAGATGTATCCGCTGGGATGCATTGATTATATGTACATCAGTGGCTGGTAGGACTAGCCTGGGTCTACTTTGTTTAATGGTCTAGAGTTTATTATGTCTTGAATGAATTCTTAAAGTAGATTTAAGAGAGGTCGGTATTTAGTTGATGTGCATAAGAAGAGTAAGCTTTTAAAGAAATCTACATGTAATTGACATTAGTCATCAAAGGATGTTTTTTCATTGGTGACATGGCCATACAAGAAAGTGAAAGTCAATTATTTAGTTTCTGAAAGTTATTCTTGACTAATTGCTGATGGCAGTTCATTGGTTAGTGATGGCTTTGAATCAGTTTTGATTCATTATTTCATTGTTTTTTATTAGTTATTTGTTCTATTTATGGTGGGAAATAGTTCATGTAATTCATCTCAACTGGTGGGAAAAGCGGTTGCGTTTGTGTCCTTGCACTATTCCCTTAAAGTCCTTTCATGATTTATGAGTGACCATCTGCTACCAGTTATGGAAATTGGAGTACCAAGTGCACTCTATAGGAATGCATTTAATTCCATTAATCAGCAGGCACATTTCTGTTTATTGGTCATCCCCTCAACTTACCTGTTATATCGTTAGTGTTCCTCACattaaagaaataataaatttaatatcaGACAAATCTTAGGATTTCAGAGGATGCTGTTATGATTATCAGGATACCATAGTTAGTTTACTTGTCTCAGTTATCTTTAACGAATTATGAGTACCAGTTTACAATATGAGAATAGGGTGGGAAACAGGCACTAGTTAGTTTACTTGTCTCAGTTATCTTTAACGAATTATGAGTACCAGTTTACAATATGAGAATAGGGTGGGAAACAGGCACTAGTTAGTTTACTTGTCTCAGTTATCTTTAACGAATTATGAGTACCAGTTTACAATATGAGAATAGGGTGGGAAACAGGCACTAGTTAGTTTTCTTGTCTCAGTTATCTTTAATGAATTATGAGTACCAGTTTACAATATGAGAATAGGGTGGGAAACAGGCACTAGTGAAATTTGAGCACTCTGCCATTCAGGATCAGGTATTTTGTCAAGCTCAAGTACGTGATGTCATATcctggaattttttttttttttcacacaggccaaataaataaacatcactttattcatcatctataaccatttattacaattcatttatttatcaaattacaaatagaaaagtgaacttcaagagtcatccaagtggctctacctagcggtagaggaaggttcgctctccactagaatccgatttagtactagagggaggctgctctgaaaatcaaaaacaaagaaaattcagcaatgctgagtaggaaccccaaaagtcaaatcaaaataaatacatgatcaaaattcaatcaatcatcccattggcgtatataaaatacccgaaggagcactccctcaacagcggatggagaggctttatcctacgggatgagtttgtgttctcccaacagcggatggaggcaaactcatatcgcactcccaacagcggatggagtggtgccccacacccgccaaagtggggacacgttcctcccaacagcggatggaggaaccgtccagtcgccacgtctgacggcccgctaatccccgaagggaatcgccctacctgctctcggcaggaatataacataatctcacactggtcatgtccatttcgggatgaaataacatatttaaaacatctctttcaaaaatcatcaatatcaaataatataaattggcCCTCAAttaacttgaactctagtttaatcgattcaattgaactcgatttactagagcctaactgaactgatctctaatccgtatttaactggtctggaaccaccctagactagtataatttagactagattaagttcaatttaggttaaactaacttgaataagtcaatcaattcggaatcaccctgaattgatctagactaactaatcaagtctagtttagttcaattaatatttgggctcaagttcaacaataatattgggctagattgagccagtccatctattggtcatgtgcattatacatgattgagcatgcattacataaaactggcccaaccctagcccatggactagtcataacaTATAtgcattaacaacataaataaaaacataataatgcattaaaagatagacgaggagaaaagctttaatacaaaaaaataacattctcaatttgactagaaatcataagacattaaaaggggactaggagataagttttaatacaaggaaatagctttataaattcaaataaaaatcatgttttcaacatataaaatttcaacatattctagtcacattttaaatcattcagaataatatattttaaatttcagatcaaagaatatcaaaaaaagggattttagataacatattctagtctaacaagattttaatccagataagattaaagataaattgtaatacagaaaatatatcatataaaatatatacatttttaacatatttaattctacaataaaaaccttaatcatgggtcaaagaatattatgaaaactttaattgattattttaatataaaaaaatttgacatttaaagaattgataaatatttttcaaactataaaactttcaacatttaaagaatcaaaataaaagctaaaacttttaagaaagatagggaaacctacctcttgtcaacatggTGTAActtctcgttctcttgtcaacatggTGTAACTTCTCGTTCTTctcgctgccaggctcgactaggtgaggaacgaaggagagagatccctcccctttaaataggaggaggtgagtctctattaagggaaataaattttaattttcgtatttatttaatataaattatttccatttaatatactaacaaatatgatatcatcatatttggaatacttaatagttatttccttaattcatatcaacaaacaaggaagtagattaagatttcctaaattatgatggcaagtaaggaaaacaaaatttaaatcccaatctcaaatatttgatttgattacacgtGATATGATATATAATCAAATGATGTTCTATAAACGAAGAGGATATTTTGTTTTGTGTGCAGCTATAGGCATTTGTTGATGACACTGTTTGATAAAATCATTgcttaacatttttattaaattGTATTGTGTTCTTTCAGCCTAGTGTAATTCAATAGGCTGACTGTCTACCGTCTTCTCTTTCAGATTTGGGACACGGCAGGGCAGGAAAGGTTCCAGAGTCTTGGTGTGGCCTTCTACCGTGGAGCTGATTGTTGTGTCCTTGTTTATGATGTTAATGTTATGAAATCATTTGACAATTTAAATAATTGGCGTGAGGAATTTCTTATTCAGGTAAATGATGTGCAATTGTCTTAATTGATCTTTAGTGACACTCATAAATGAACATGTGATTATATAATATCTGCATTTGTCATCTAATTTTCAGGCTAGCCCATCAGATCCGGAGAACTTCCCTTTTATAGTACTGGGCAACAAGATAGACATTGATGGTGGCAACAGCCGAGTGGTATGACACTAGTATTTTCCTTCTAATATGTATTGGAATTAAACAAAAATAGCAGAATGGTTGAAGCACTGTTTCATTCTTGTTATCCTTTGAGCCCAGACAAATTAGTTGAGTGAAAAGGAAAAGATTGGTTCAGCTAACTACTGTTAGATGATAAGACCTGAGTGGCTTGGGTTGTGGCGTGGAACCCTGCTAAGTGGTACCGTATATCTTACTATGCTTCTATCCCTTTCTGGGTTTTCAGGTTTCTGAGAAGAAAGCAAAGGCATGGTGTGCATCAAAGGGGAACATCCCCTATTTTGAGACATCTGCTAAAGAAGGATTCAATGTAGAAGCTGCTTTCCAATGTATCGCTAGGAATGCCCTGAAGAATGAACCAGAAGAAGATATGTAAGTATCTCTTGTGTTGTTTTAGTTTGGTTTGTGTGTTTATATATCGGCACATGTTGACTGCTATCAAACTGGCCTAAAGTTACTTCCCTTTTAGTTCTTAAGCTGCTTGACAACTATGCCcaaaatcaaatatttcaataaaaaaaaactaatttcaTAGGCAACTCACAAGGTTTGTAGCTTGCTATTTGCTGTGTGAATTTCTAGTAACTTCTTGTTTATCTCTCTCCCTTTTTCGTTTAgacttgttttctttctttcttggtgTTAATTTCTCATTGTC of Musa acuminata AAA Group cultivar baxijiao chromosome BXJ1-7, Cavendish_Baxijiao_AAA, whole genome shotgun sequence contains these proteins:
- the LOC135678811 gene encoding ras-related protein Rab7, coding for MASRRRMLLKVIILGDSGVGKTSLMNQYVNKKFSNQYKATIGADFLTKEVQMDDRLFTLQIWDTAGQERFQSLGVAFYRGADCCVLVYDVNVMKSFDNLNNWREEFLIQASPSDPENFPFIVLGNKIDIDGGNSRVVSEKKAKAWCASKGNIPYFETSAKEGFNVEAAFQCIARNALKNEPEEDIYLPDTIDVAGGARQQQSSGCEC